One window of Hylemonella gracilis genomic DNA carries:
- a CDS encoding Glu/Leu/Phe/Val family dehydrogenase, with product MSLSTHPNLPSYLNPADLGPWATFLEQVDRVLPHLGKLSVWADTLRRPKRSLIVDVPIHMDDGTVRHFEGYRVQHNVSRGPGKGGVRYHPGVTLSEVMALAGWMTVKNAAVNLPYGGAKGGIRVDPKQLSMSELERLTRRYTSEIGLIIGPERDIPAPDVNTNERIMAWMMDTYSMNVGATSTGVVTGKPITLGGSLGRRDATGRGCFVVAREAMQRLGMEMKGARVAVQGFGNVGNAAARVFQENGARIVAIQDVAGSIYNPAGIDPHALTAFIAAHQGTLLDFPGVERISNDKFWEVECEVMLPAALENQITADNAGRIRAKLVVEGANGPTTPQAEDILLERGTLVLPDVLANAGGVTVSYFEWVQNASSFFWTEADINARLDRALSDAFRAIWDLGQERKLALRTAAFVIACTRVLEARELRGLYP from the coding sequence ATGAGTCTGTCCACCCATCCCAACCTGCCCTCCTACCTGAACCCCGCCGATCTGGGGCCCTGGGCCACCTTCCTCGAACAGGTCGACCGCGTGCTGCCCCACTTGGGCAAGCTCAGCGTGTGGGCCGATACCCTGCGCCGTCCCAAGCGTTCCCTGATCGTCGACGTACCCATCCACATGGACGACGGCACGGTGCGGCACTTTGAGGGCTACCGCGTGCAGCACAACGTCTCGCGCGGGCCAGGCAAGGGCGGGGTGCGTTACCACCCCGGCGTGACCCTGTCCGAGGTCATGGCCCTGGCGGGCTGGATGACCGTGAAGAACGCGGCCGTCAACCTGCCCTACGGCGGCGCCAAGGGCGGCATCCGTGTCGATCCGAAACAGCTTTCGATGAGCGAGCTGGAGCGCCTCACGCGTCGTTACACCAGCGAGATCGGCCTCATCATCGGCCCTGAGCGCGACATCCCCGCGCCCGATGTGAACACCAACGAACGCATCATGGCCTGGATGATGGACACCTATTCCATGAACGTCGGGGCTACCAGCACCGGCGTGGTGACGGGCAAGCCCATCACCCTGGGCGGCAGTCTGGGGCGGCGCGATGCCACGGGCCGTGGTTGCTTTGTCGTGGCGCGCGAAGCCATGCAACGCCTGGGCATGGAGATGAAGGGCGCGCGCGTGGCCGTGCAAGGCTTCGGCAACGTGGGCAATGCGGCGGCGCGCGTGTTCCAGGAGAACGGCGCGCGCATCGTGGCCATCCAGGACGTGGCGGGCAGCATCTACAACCCTGCAGGCATCGATCCGCACGCGCTCACGGCGTTCATCGCCGCGCATCAGGGCACCTTGCTGGATTTTCCCGGTGTCGAGCGCATCAGCAATGACAAGTTCTGGGAGGTCGAGTGCGAGGTGATGCTGCCCGCCGCGCTGGAGAACCAGATCACGGCCGACAACGCCGGGCGCATCCGTGCCAAGCTGGTGGTCGAAGGTGCCAACGGCCCCACGACCCCGCAGGCCGAGGACATCCTGCTGGAGCGTGGCACGCTTGTCCTGCCCGACGTGCTGGCCAACGCGGGTGGCGTGACCGTGAGCTATTTCGAGTGGGTGCAGAACGCATCGTCTTTCTTCTGGACCGAAGCCGACATCAACGCCCGCCTCGACCGGGCGCTCAGCGATGCTTTCCGCGCGATTTGGGATCTGGGGCAGGAACGCAAGCTGGCCTTGCGCACGGCCGCCTTCGTGATCGCCTGTACCCGGGTGCTGGAAGCGCGCGAATTGCGCGGTCTGTACCCCTGA
- a CDS encoding low molecular weight protein-tyrosine-phosphatase — MTPSHRDYAVLFVCTGNICRSPTAHGVFLKQVQQAGLQRRVRVDSAGTHGYHMGDPPDARSQHHATLRGYDLSDLRARRIEEDDFTRHDLILAMDQGHLALLTQRCPPELRHKLQAFTRWCQRHSAAEVPDPYYGEARGFEQVLDLVEDGCAGLLAHVREQLR; from the coding sequence ATGACCCCAAGCCACCGGGACTACGCCGTGCTCTTCGTCTGCACCGGCAACATCTGCCGCAGCCCCACCGCACATGGCGTATTCCTGAAACAGGTGCAGCAAGCCGGTTTGCAGCGGCGCGTGCGGGTGGATTCGGCCGGCACCCACGGCTACCACATGGGCGATCCGCCCGACGCACGCAGCCAGCACCACGCGACGCTGCGCGGTTATGACTTGTCTGACCTGCGCGCACGCCGGATCGAGGAAGACGACTTCACACGGCATGACCTGATCCTGGCCATGGATCAGGGTCATCTGGCACTGCTCACCCAGCGTTGCCCGCCCGAGCTGCGCCACAAGCTGCAAGCCTTCACGCGATGGTGCCAGCGGCACTCAGCGGCAGAGGTGCCGGACCCCTATTACGGCGAAGCGCGAGGTTTTGAGCAGGTGCTGGACCTGGTCGAGGACGGCTGCGCCGGCCTGCTCGCGCATGTGCGCGAGCAATTGCGCTGA
- a CDS encoding c-type cytochrome yields the protein MSAQQHEEAHTGPIKTPKQVMWVSMAAFVLPVFIIIGLVFFVVSDKKPAAGTTNMEKSVAERIQKVGSVEIRDANRPLKSGEAVYQAQCIACHGAGLAGAPKFGDHAAWAARIKNSFDSLVNSALKGKGAMSPQGGGEHNDTEIARAVAFMANAGGGKFTEPAAPAAAK from the coding sequence ATGAGCGCACAACAACACGAAGAAGCCCACACGGGCCCGATCAAGACGCCCAAGCAGGTGATGTGGGTGTCCATGGCCGCCTTCGTGCTTCCGGTTTTCATCATCATTGGCTTGGTGTTCTTCGTGGTGTCCGACAAGAAGCCGGCCGCCGGCACGACGAACATGGAAAAGTCCGTGGCCGAGCGCATCCAGAAGGTCGGCTCCGTCGAGATTCGTGACGCCAACCGCCCGCTTAAGAGCGGCGAAGCCGTCTATCAGGCCCAGTGCATCGCCTGCCACGGCGCGGGTCTCGCCGGCGCGCCCAAGTTCGGTGACCATGCCGCCTGGGCCGCCCGCATCAAGAACAGCTTTGACAGTCTCGTGAACTCCGCCCTCAAGGGCAAAGGCGCCATGTCGCCCCAAGGCGGTGGCGAGCACAACGACACCGAGATCGCCCGGGCGGTGGCCTTCATGGCCAATGCCGGTGGCGGCAAATTCACGGAACCGGCCGCACCGGCCGCCGCGAAGTAA
- a CDS encoding LysR family transcriptional regulator — MNLRTLRYFIAIVDAGSLTAAAAAIPIAQPALTRQLRDLEQEMGTQLLQRLPRGVRPTPAGVTFYESAQRMLAEATRLGQQLAHHRQRDKATIVLGTSPTLAQLLLPGLFETCVQSLEEVELRCREAFTPTLLDLLTRGMIDMAIVTNPEPGRALSLQPLLGEPFALVSHTQMRVGPIVSVAQLTRIPLLMTSLHRGILDRQLVRVGRSLPVHAEIDSIDTIRELVARGRWATIMPVSVFKGTPQHPRHPQIVMSEISGVQLNRMLVLATRAEPRPRPALALVQEFVIAEFSRLERQGVFSFAEGDGASGEQAEPAGAIRRA, encoded by the coding sequence ATGAACCTCCGAACCCTGCGCTATTTCATCGCGATCGTTGACGCCGGCAGCCTGACGGCGGCGGCGGCGGCCATCCCGATCGCGCAGCCGGCGTTGACGCGTCAGCTGCGGGATCTGGAGCAGGAAATGGGCACGCAGCTGTTGCAGCGTCTGCCGCGCGGCGTGCGGCCGACCCCGGCGGGGGTGACTTTTTATGAATCCGCGCAGCGCATGCTGGCCGAGGCCACGCGGCTGGGCCAGCAGCTGGCCCATCACCGGCAGCGGGACAAGGCCACCATCGTGCTCGGCACGTCGCCCACGCTGGCGCAGCTGCTGCTGCCGGGGCTGTTCGAGACCTGCGTTCAGTCACTCGAGGAAGTGGAGCTGCGGTGCCGCGAAGCTTTCACCCCCACGCTGCTCGACCTGCTGACGCGCGGCATGATCGACATGGCCATCGTCACCAACCCGGAGCCTGGACGTGCGCTGTCGCTGCAGCCCTTGCTGGGGGAGCCGTTCGCGCTGGTCTCCCACACGCAGATGCGCGTCGGCCCCATCGTGTCGGTGGCTCAGCTCACGCGCATCCCCCTGCTGATGACCAGCCTGCACCGCGGCATCTTGGACCGCCAATTGGTCCGGGTCGGCCGGTCCTTGCCCGTGCATGCGGAGATCGATTCGATCGACACCATCCGCGAACTGGTCGCGCGGGGCCGTTGGGCGACCATCATGCCGGTGTCGGTCTTCAAGGGAACGCCGCAGCACCCCCGGCACCCGCAGATCGTGATGTCCGAAATCTCAGGCGTGCAGCTCAACCGCATGCTGGTGCTGGCGACGCGCGCGGAACCGCGTCCGCGTCCGGCGCTGGCCTTGGTGCAGGAGTTCGTGATCGCCGAGTTCTCGCGCCTGGAGCGGCAAGGCGTATTCAGTTTCGCGGAGGGTGACGGCGCCAGTGGGGAGCAGGCAGAACCGGCGGGCGCAATCCGGCGCGCTTAG
- a CDS encoding DUF2946 family protein codes for MDDLVRQAMAKWPNVPDCYGWLGLDARGNWWMRDDRAQAAGAFDSGLPGSRGSLLKHEKLIEFIHRNYACDDRGCWYFQNGPQRVFVELDTTPWIWRLDGEHGMGVQHDGAVPTASVRSHSGVSAAFLNCLLDEAGRLYLLTTLGFGLVHTQDMNLAADLVEAGQWQPEAAHAADLPGRYGYVRSPAFIAGDTKGVAPDTGAA; via the coding sequence GTGGATGACCTCGTCCGACAAGCCATGGCCAAGTGGCCCAACGTGCCTGACTGCTACGGCTGGCTCGGCCTGGATGCGCGCGGCAACTGGTGGATGCGTGACGACCGGGCCCAGGCAGCAGGCGCTTTCGACAGCGGTTTGCCAGGGTCCAGGGGGTCCTTGCTGAAACACGAGAAGCTGATCGAATTCATTCACCGCAACTACGCCTGCGACGACCGGGGTTGCTGGTACTTCCAGAATGGTCCACAGCGGGTGTTCGTGGAACTCGACACCACGCCCTGGATCTGGCGCCTGGATGGCGAGCATGGCATGGGTGTCCAACACGACGGAGCGGTGCCGACCGCCAGCGTGCGCTCACACAGTGGTGTGTCCGCCGCGTTTCTGAACTGCCTGCTGGATGAAGCGGGCCGGCTGTACTTGCTCACGACGCTGGGCTTCGGCCTGGTGCACACCCAGGACATGAATCTGGCCGCCGATCTGGTGGAAGCGGGGCAATGGCAGCCCGAAGCAGCGCATGCGGCGGACCTGCCCGGTCGTTACGGCTATGTCCGCAGTCCGGCGTTCATCGCGGGGGATACGAAGGGCGTGGCCCCCGATACGGGGGCCGCATGA
- a CDS encoding Ldh family oxidoreductase, which translates to MSSTLVSQASLQRFIQSAFVNQGLPEADATQVARLMAEADLQGSDGHGVIRLPQYIKRIQAGGINKHPDIRIVRERAGMAVVDGDNGMGHLVVSRAVDIAIEKARNTGVAWVGTRYSNHAGPASLYARRPLEHDMLGLYFAVGNANHLPPWGGMDMLLSTNPIAAGIPADEEPPVVLDMATTVAAYGKVKAKAKRGEQMPVGWMIDREGKPLLDPQRANEGFLLPIGEHKGYGLALMVGLLAGTLGGAAMGRDVIDFNADFKTVTNTGQAILVIDLSAFGDPADFKHAVDHLVRDIRGSQRLPGVERIWLPGEQSHEKRARYREAGIPIANGLMADLQVLATELGIAPLMGKASA; encoded by the coding sequence ATGAGTTCCACCCTCGTCTCCCAAGCTTCACTCCAGCGTTTCATCCAGTCGGCCTTCGTCAACCAGGGGCTGCCCGAGGCGGACGCGACCCAGGTCGCCCGCCTGATGGCGGAGGCCGATCTGCAGGGCTCGGACGGGCATGGCGTGATCCGCCTGCCGCAGTACATCAAGCGCATTCAGGCCGGGGGCATCAACAAGCACCCCGACATCCGCATCGTGCGGGAGCGCGCAGGCATGGCGGTGGTGGACGGTGACAATGGCATGGGCCACCTGGTGGTCTCGCGCGCGGTGGACATCGCCATCGAGAAGGCGCGCAACACCGGGGTGGCCTGGGTCGGCACGCGCTACAGCAACCATGCCGGCCCGGCTTCGTTGTATGCCCGGCGCCCGCTGGAGCACGACATGCTGGGCCTGTACTTCGCGGTGGGCAATGCCAATCACCTGCCGCCCTGGGGTGGCATGGACATGCTGCTGTCGACCAACCCGATCGCGGCCGGCATCCCCGCCGACGAAGAGCCGCCCGTGGTGCTGGACATGGCCACCACGGTGGCGGCCTACGGCAAGGTCAAGGCCAAGGCCAAGCGTGGGGAGCAGATGCCGGTGGGCTGGATGATCGACCGCGAGGGCAAGCCCCTGCTCGATCCCCAGCGCGCCAACGAGGGCTTTCTGCTGCCGATTGGCGAACACAAGGGCTATGGGCTGGCGCTCATGGTCGGCCTGCTGGCCGGCACCCTGGGCGGCGCGGCCATGGGCCGTGACGTGATCGACTTCAACGCCGATTTCAAGACCGTCACCAACACCGGCCAGGCCATCCTGGTCATCGACCTCTCGGCCTTCGGCGACCCGGCCGATTTCAAGCACGCGGTGGACCACCTGGTGCGCGACATCCGTGGCAGCCAGCGCCTGCCGGGCGTGGAGCGCATCTGGCTGCCGGGCGAGCAGAGCCATGAGAAACGTGCCCGTTACCGCGAGGCCGGCATTCCCATCGCCAACGGTCTGATGGCCGATCTGCAGGTCCTGGCGACCGAGCTCGGCATCGCCCCCCTGATGGGCAAGGCTTCGGCATGA
- a CDS encoding YheT family hydrolase, translated as MQNYRAPLWLPGGHLQTIWPALYGQRVEGRAPRFRRERWDTPDGDFIDVDWLQDTGDAPAGLLVLFHGLEGSTQSQYAQAYAGWARSQGLAYAVPHFRGCSGELNCAPRAYHSGDWQEIDWILRRLRARFAAPGQRLIAVGISLGGNALLRWAGELGEAAAQVVDAVAAVCSPLDLAAGGHAIGRGFNRQVYTRMFLSTMKPKALAKWNQHPGLFDRERLGRARTLYEFDDVFTAPLHGFRNVDDYWDRASAKPHLPAIRVPALALNARNDPFVPASSLPRAQDAGRFVTLWQPPQGGHVGFPCGRWPAGHVMDMPRAVGDWLLDASGLRTKVPSRG; from the coding sequence ATGCAGAACTACCGTGCTCCTCTCTGGCTGCCTGGCGGCCATTTGCAGACCATCTGGCCGGCGCTCTATGGCCAGCGTGTCGAAGGCCGCGCGCCTCGATTCCGCCGTGAACGGTGGGACACGCCCGATGGCGACTTCATCGATGTGGACTGGCTGCAGGACACGGGTGATGCGCCGGCCGGCCTGCTGGTGCTCTTCCACGGTCTGGAAGGCTCTACTCAGAGCCAGTACGCCCAGGCCTACGCCGGTTGGGCAAGGTCGCAAGGCCTGGCTTATGCCGTGCCGCACTTTCGCGGCTGCAGCGGTGAACTGAATTGCGCCCCTCGCGCCTACCACTCGGGGGACTGGCAAGAAATCGACTGGATCCTGCGACGTCTGCGCGCGCGCTTCGCCGCGCCCGGGCAGCGCCTGATCGCGGTCGGCATTTCCCTGGGGGGCAATGCCTTGCTGCGCTGGGCGGGGGAATTGGGCGAGGCCGCCGCGCAGGTGGTGGACGCCGTGGCGGCAGTCTGTTCGCCCCTGGATCTGGCGGCAGGCGGGCACGCCATAGGCCGGGGTTTCAACCGGCAGGTCTACACGCGCATGTTCCTCTCGACCATGAAACCCAAGGCCCTGGCCAAATGGAACCAGCACCCAGGTCTGTTCGACCGTGAGCGGCTGGGCCGCGCGCGTACCCTGTACGAGTTCGATGATGTGTTCACCGCGCCCCTGCACGGATTCCGCAATGTCGACGACTACTGGGATCGTGCCTCGGCCAAGCCGCATCTGCCGGCCATCCGCGTGCCAGCGCTGGCGCTCAACGCCCGCAACGACCCTTTCGTGCCCGCGTCCAGCCTGCCCCGCGCGCAGGACGCCGGGCGCTTCGTGACGCTCTGGCAACCGCCCCAGGGTGGGCATGTGGGGTTCCCCTGCGGGCGCTGGCCGGCCGGCCATGTGATGGACATGCCCCGCGCCGTGGGCGACTGGCTGTTGGACGCTTCGGGCCTGCGAACCAAGGTACCGAGCCGTGGATGA
- a CDS encoding NAD-dependent succinate-semialdehyde dehydrogenase produces the protein MITSLNPATDAVLARYTPHSGEQVAQRLAQAARAQKTWARTPLAERLALLRRVARVLREARDELAPLATLEMGKPLAEAQAEVEKCAWNFEFYADAAPGFLQDQVVPSGASDSRLVYDPLGVVLAVMPWNYPYWQVMRAAAPVLAAGNGLVLKHASNVPQCALALEDVFRRAGAPEGLFVALLVGAGEVAGLIQDPRIAAVTFTGSTPAGRSIAAQAGQALKKQVLELGGSDPFIVLADADVEAAAKVAVKARFQNTGQSCIAAKRFIVEQAVASRFTEAFCELTRQLVVGDPMVAGITQGAMAKRSLRDELHAQVLATVKEGARLLMGGRPVDGPGAFYQPTVLDQVSPDMTAAREETFGPAATLLRVADADEAVRVANGTPFGLGAALWTTDLDRARRLSREIEAGAVFVNGLVASDPRLPFGGVKESGYGRELGALGLHEFTNIKTVWTGPARV, from the coding sequence ATGATCACTTCCCTGAACCCCGCCACCGACGCCGTGCTGGCCCGGTACACGCCGCACAGCGGCGAGCAGGTGGCGCAGCGGCTGGCACAGGCCGCGCGCGCGCAAAAGACCTGGGCCCGTACACCGCTGGCCGAGCGCTTGGCTTTGCTGCGCCGCGTGGCGCGTGTCCTGCGCGAAGCCAGGGACGAGCTCGCGCCCCTGGCCACGCTGGAGATGGGCAAACCCCTGGCCGAAGCGCAAGCCGAGGTGGAGAAATGCGCCTGGAACTTCGAGTTTTACGCGGACGCTGCCCCCGGCTTCCTGCAAGACCAGGTGGTGCCCAGCGGCGCCAGTGACAGCCGTCTGGTCTACGACCCGCTGGGCGTGGTGCTGGCCGTCATGCCCTGGAACTACCCGTATTGGCAAGTCATGCGCGCCGCCGCGCCCGTGCTGGCTGCTGGCAACGGCCTGGTGCTCAAGCACGCCAGCAACGTGCCGCAGTGCGCCCTGGCCCTGGAAGACGTGTTCCGCCGGGCTGGCGCGCCCGAGGGCCTGTTCGTTGCTTTGCTGGTGGGCGCGGGCGAAGTCGCCGGCCTGATCCAGGACCCCCGCATCGCCGCCGTCACCTTCACCGGCTCCACGCCGGCCGGCCGCAGCATCGCGGCCCAGGCCGGGCAGGCGCTCAAGAAACAGGTGCTCGAACTGGGCGGCTCGGACCCGTTCATCGTGCTGGCCGACGCCGATGTCGAGGCGGCAGCCAAGGTCGCGGTCAAGGCGCGGTTCCAGAACACGGGTCAGAGCTGCATCGCCGCCAAGCGTTTCATCGTCGAGCAAGCCGTTGCCTCTCGCTTCACGGAGGCCTTTTGCGAACTCACCCGCCAACTGGTGGTGGGCGACCCGATGGTCGCCGGCATCACCCAGGGTGCCATGGCCAAGCGCAGCCTGCGTGACGAATTGCATGCGCAGGTGTTGGCCACGGTGAAGGAGGGCGCACGCCTGCTGATGGGCGGCCGTCCTGTTGACGGTCCGGGGGCTTTCTACCAGCCGACCGTGCTGGACCAGGTCAGTCCCGACATGACCGCCGCGCGCGAGGAAACGTTCGGACCGGCCGCCACCCTTCTGCGGGTGGCCGATGCCGACGAGGCCGTGCGCGTGGCCAATGGCACGCCGTTCGGTCTGGGGGCCGCGCTCTGGACCACCGACCTGGACCGTGCAAGGCGCCTGAGCCGCGAGATTGAGGCGGGTGCCGTCTTCGTCAACGGCCTGGTCGCGTCCGACCCGCGCCTGCCCTTCGGCGGCGTCAAAGAATCGGGCTACGGACGCGAACTGGGCGCGCTGGGCCTGCACGAATTCACCAACATCAAGACCGTGTGGACTGGCCCCGCGCGCGTCTGA
- the atpD gene encoding F0F1 ATP synthase subunit beta produces the protein MAQANTQVQGKIVQCIGAVVDVEFPRDQMPHIYDALKMDGSALTLEVQQQLGDGVVRTIALGSSDGLRRGLMVTNTGKPITVPVGKATLGRIMDVLGNPIDERGPVNQAQTASIHRKAPAYDELAPAQELLETGIKVIDLVCPFAKGGKVGLFGGAGVGKTVNMMELINNIAKAHSGLSVFAGVGERTREGNDFYHEMSDAGVVNQESLGDSKVAMVYGQMNEPPGNRLRVALTGLTMAEAFRDEGKDVLFFVDNIYRYTLAGTEVSALLGRMPSAVGYQPTLAEEMGRLQERITSTKVGSITSIQAVYVPADDYTDPSPATTFAHLDSTVALSRDIASLGIYPAVDPLDSTSRQLDPQVVGEEHYNTARAVQGTLQRYKELRDIIAILGMDELAPEDKLTVARARKIQRFLSQPFHVAEVFTGAPGKYVPLAETIRGFKMIVAGECDHLPEQAFYMVGTIDEAFEKAKKV, from the coding sequence ATGGCTCAAGCAAACACGCAAGTGCAGGGCAAGATCGTTCAATGTATCGGCGCCGTGGTGGACGTGGAGTTCCCGCGCGACCAGATGCCCCACATCTATGACGCCCTGAAGATGGACGGTTCGGCCCTGACGCTCGAGGTGCAGCAGCAGCTTGGCGACGGTGTGGTCCGTACCATCGCCCTGGGTTCTTCCGACGGCCTGCGCCGCGGCCTGATGGTGACCAACACCGGCAAGCCCATCACCGTGCCCGTGGGCAAGGCGACCCTGGGCCGCATCATGGACGTGCTGGGCAATCCCATCGACGAACGTGGTCCCGTGAATCAGGCCCAGACGGCCTCGATCCACCGCAAGGCCCCGGCTTACGACGAACTGGCGCCTGCACAGGAATTGCTGGAAACCGGCATCAAGGTGATCGACTTGGTCTGCCCCTTCGCCAAAGGTGGCAAGGTGGGTCTGTTCGGCGGCGCGGGCGTGGGCAAGACCGTGAACATGATGGAGCTCATCAACAACATCGCCAAGGCGCACTCGGGGCTGTCCGTGTTTGCCGGCGTGGGTGAGCGTACCCGTGAGGGCAATGACTTCTATCATGAAATGTCGGATGCCGGCGTCGTGAACCAGGAGAGCCTGGGCGACTCCAAGGTGGCCATGGTCTACGGCCAGATGAACGAGCCTCCGGGCAACCGTCTGCGTGTGGCACTGACCGGCCTGACGATGGCCGAAGCCTTCCGTGACGAAGGCAAGGACGTGCTGTTCTTCGTGGACAACATCTACCGCTACACCCTGGCCGGTACCGAAGTGTCCGCCCTGCTGGGTCGCATGCCTTCCGCCGTGGGTTACCAGCCGACGCTGGCCGAGGAAATGGGCCGCCTGCAAGAGCGGATCACGTCGACCAAGGTCGGTTCCATCACCTCGATCCAGGCCGTGTACGTGCCGGCTGACGATTACACGGATCCGTCGCCCGCCACCACCTTCGCCCACCTGGACTCCACCGTGGCGCTGAGCCGTGACATCGCCTCGCTGGGTATCTACCCCGCCGTGGACCCGCTGGACTCCACCAGCCGCCAGCTCGACCCGCAAGTGGTGGGCGAAGAGCACTACAACACGGCCCGCGCCGTGCAAGGCACGCTGCAACGCTACAAGGAACTGCGCGACATCATCGCCATCCTGGGCATGGACGAGCTGGCCCCCGAGGACAAGCTCACCGTGGCCCGCGCGCGCAAGATCCAGCGTTTCCTGTCGCAGCCCTTCCACGTGGCCGAAGTGTTCACCGGCGCTCCGGGCAAGTACGTGCCCCTGGCCGAGACCATCCGCGGCTTCAAGATGATCGTGGCTGGCGAATGCGACCACCTGCCCGAGCAGGCCTTCTACATGGTCGGCACCATCGACGAAGCCTTCGAGAAGGCGAAAAAAGTCTAA
- a CDS encoding Bug family tripartite tricarboxylate transporter substrate binding protein: MKKLNRLLLTALLALPLVGMAQNYPNKPIKMIIPLATGSAVDNAARLVAQKMSDSMGQGVVIENLPGSSGLVGADRVARSTPDGYTIGGFNDSILTMVPNLNPKTPWNALTDFAPVSLVGTIEWGLVVKADSPYRTLSDFLAAAKAAPGKLNYGSGGNGSPQHIAMALVAGRANLDLVHIPYKGATPAAVGVAAGEVDASMQGLGTVTSLIQAGKLRLLAVSTPERMPQYPSVPTFQESGMPGFTFNSWFAMVAPAGTPAPIIKRLNDEVRKAVADPELQKQLTAIGVTPRGTSAADFGAATKKQFELYRKVIQDNKITAD; the protein is encoded by the coding sequence ATGAAAAAACTGAATCGCCTGTTGTTGACCGCTCTGCTCGCGCTGCCGCTCGTCGGCATGGCCCAGAACTATCCGAACAAGCCGATCAAGATGATCATCCCGCTGGCCACGGGCAGCGCGGTGGACAACGCCGCGCGCCTAGTCGCGCAGAAGATGAGCGACTCCATGGGGCAGGGTGTGGTGATTGAGAACCTGCCGGGCTCTTCCGGCCTGGTCGGTGCCGACCGTGTCGCGCGTTCCACGCCCGACGGCTACACCATCGGTGGCTTCAATGACAGCATCCTGACCATGGTGCCCAACCTGAACCCGAAGACACCCTGGAACGCCCTGACCGACTTCGCGCCGGTGTCCCTGGTGGGCACGATCGAATGGGGCCTGGTGGTCAAGGCCGATTCACCGTACCGCACCCTGTCGGATTTCCTGGCCGCCGCCAAGGCGGCGCCCGGCAAGCTCAACTACGGCTCGGGTGGCAACGGCAGCCCGCAGCACATCGCCATGGCGCTCGTTGCCGGCCGCGCCAATCTGGACCTGGTGCACATCCCCTACAAGGGCGCGACGCCCGCCGCGGTTGGCGTGGCCGCGGGCGAGGTAGATGCGTCCATGCAGGGCCTGGGCACCGTGACCTCGCTGATCCAGGCCGGCAAGCTACGCCTGCTGGCCGTGTCGACGCCGGAGCGCATGCCCCAGTACCCGAGCGTGCCGACATTCCAGGAAAGTGGCATGCCGGGTTTCACCTTCAACTCCTGGTTCGCCATGGTGGCGCCCGCCGGCACGCCCGCGCCCATCATCAAGCGGCTCAACGACGAAGTGCGCAAGGCCGTGGCGGATCCGGAACTGCAGAAGCAGCTGACGGCCATCGGCGTCACGCCGCGGGGCACCTCGGCCGCTGACTTCGGTGCCGCGACCAAGAAGCAGTTCGAGCTGTATCGCAAGGTGATCCAGGACAACAAGATCACGGCCGATTGA
- a CDS encoding F0F1 ATP synthase subunit epsilon yields the protein MAATIHVDVVSAEESIFSGEARFVALPGEAGELGIYPRHTPLITRVKPGSVRIELADGKEEFVFVAGGILEVQPDCVTVLSDTAVRGKDLDEEKAGAARQAAEEAIKNAKSELDLAKAQSELAIAAAEIAALRKYLRKK from the coding sequence ATGGCAGCAACTATTCACGTCGATGTGGTCAGTGCCGAAGAGTCCATCTTCTCGGGCGAGGCGCGATTCGTCGCGCTGCCCGGCGAAGCGGGTGAACTCGGCATTTATCCGCGTCACACCCCGCTGATCACGCGCGTCAAGCCCGGTTCGGTGCGCATCGAGCTGGCCGACGGCAAGGAAGAGTTCGTCTTCGTCGCGGGCGGCATCCTCGAAGTGCAGCCTGACTGCGTGACCGTGCTGTCCGACACCGCCGTGCGCGGCAAGGACCTGGACGAGGAAAAGGCGGGCGCCGCGCGCCAGGCTGCCGAGGAGGCGATCAAGAACGCGAAGAGCGAGCTGGACCTGGCCAAGGCCCAGTCCGAGCTGGCGATCGCGGCTGCCGAGATCGCGGCCTTGCGCAAGTACCTGCGCAAGAAGTAA
- a CDS encoding cupin domain-containing protein produces MTATALKHAVLRPDQLKSHDRGGGARTTPLVLPSIGATTFINGITEFAPGTAIPFHSHNCEESVMLLSGHAYLDIDGEVHELQPLDTTFIPPNVPHRFRNRSDTEPMKILWIYASVHATRTLIDTGETRPVAAEHAR; encoded by the coding sequence ATGACCGCCACCGCCCTCAAGCACGCCGTGCTGCGCCCCGATCAGCTCAAGAGCCACGACCGCGGAGGTGGCGCGCGGACCACACCGCTGGTGCTGCCGTCGATTGGTGCCACCACCTTCATCAACGGCATCACCGAGTTCGCGCCTGGTACCGCCATTCCCTTCCACAGTCATAACTGCGAGGAAAGCGTGATGCTGCTCAGCGGTCACGCCTACCTGGACATCGATGGCGAGGTGCACGAGCTGCAGCCGCTGGACACGACCTTCATTCCGCCCAATGTGCCGCATCGCTTCCGCAATAGGTCGGACACCGAACCCATGAAGATCCTCTGGATCTATGCCTCGGTGCATGCCACTCGCACGCTGATCGACACGGGTGAGACCCGCCCGGTCGCGGCCGAGCACGCAAGGTAA